The Marmota flaviventris isolate mMarFla1 chromosome 5, mMarFla1.hap1, whole genome shotgun sequence genome includes the window TGAAGGACTCCTCAGACTTTAAATTCAGCTTCTCTCTAGGCATGTTTtgaatgatcattttttttttgttttagaaaacattgtatttttatatacctGAATTCTTTTTGAAAATGGTCAGTGATTTAAATTTTGGTCTAAAGACCTTATATTGTCTTTAGAACCAAAGTAGAGAACTTGGTTTTGTTTAGAGTAAAGGGTGTAGGACATGCCTGAACTAAGGATTCAAGGTTACTTTTATAGGTTAGTAAAGAATTTGGGTCCTACTTCAAGTCATAATAAAATCTTATGAATAATGACTATCCCACTAACAAACtattttatctgatcatagtAACATGTCTTCAACACATccctatgaaattatttttctttatgattcttTGGTGATTAAGAGATGTAATTCTGGAGACAGAGAaacctggattcaaaccccagaaCTACTACTTCCTGGCTATGTGTaatcttggtttcttcatctgttatATGTGGATGAGCACCATAAATTGAAAAGCTACCTCTAAGCTGATGTGGAGAACATTTTCTTGCTTGACATATCAGATGTGACCTAGAGCTTATCAGCCCCTGGAAACATAGAATACCATAGACAAGACAGTCTGGCACAGTCACTGAAGCCCAAAGAAGCTATTCCACACTATGGAGATTAGTTGTCCTTTTAGTGAACTGAAGATTTTGGGGAAGGGGAATTCTGCCACCTTGTGGTAGGAGTAGTCGATGGGAGGTTGATTGCTATCATCCCTAGTAGAATTCCAGCCCTCTCAGATCTTGGCCCACCTCTGAATTTATGAGATTCCTGGGCAACTGACTTAATTTGTGTCTATTTCCTCTGCTAACTTAGAATCACATTCTCTTTGGGTTTATTGAGGAGAAAGTGAGGGTGTCCAGAGAGCTTCTGTATTTTATGCAGTCCCAGTAGAAGAGAATGAACCAGCTTTAGTGGGATTGCATATTAAAAGACCTCAAGATACTTGTAAAATTTTCTATGTCTTATTTTTATAGGGCAAGCAGTTTATTTCTATCTGAGAGTTATGAAATCCACAATTTTTATAGGCTTGAGACTATATAGAAGGTGACTGAAGATCACTTAATAGAAActgtttctggattttttttttttttttttttttttttggaccatgTTCCTTCAAACTCCAGTTTGACTCCTCCAGTATTAGGAAATCAGAGAATGGAAGTCATCATGACTGGAAAAGGGAAGCCAAATCCGCTTTTCAGCATGCATAGAGTTTCTAGGCTTTAATTTTCTGTGCTCACGAAGATCACTTGAAAATCATGAGTTATATAAGACCCTAAGTTAGATAGGTTTTTCAGCTGTGGTTAAAAGTAATACAGATAACTCAGATATCCATTATTTGCTAATTAAATCAAGGGAAGAGCTCACTCTTCTTTTAGGAGAAAACTCATGACTCTGGTCCCACTCTGGAGACCCATTACGAGAGTCAGCACTTTTAGAAGTATGGTAATGTGGGGAAATGATGGTGACCGTTGCCTCAAGCTGAGCACAGAACTTCTTGCTCAGATAAGGCAATGATTTGGTGCAGGGAGAGGCACGGGTAGTtatggaagaatggaagaaccaaaaaaaaaaaaaaaaaaagcacaaatggttttctcctttcttttaggTCTTCTGTTATCAGTAAAGAGAAAACCTCTATACAAGAGTCAACAATAAAAAGCAACCTTgttgataataaaaattttggaacacaaaatatttttactggCATAGATAGCAGAGATAGAGCAAAAGCAGAAGTTTTTACTAATGACACTGGGGTGAAAAGGTCCACTTAGTAGCACATTACAGGTAAAATATCTAAGAGTCATGGAAACCAGGATCCTGACCTATAGGAGGGAAGTCTTTTAGGCACATACTTTAAGCTATAGTTTCTTATGCCACAGAGATGTCATTACCTTCCATTTGCCTTTTTTAACTTTGATTTCATTCCTTTCAGttctgatcttttaaaaaaattctgcaatACCTAAGCAGTTTATTGGTGAACATCTTAAGATATTATTTGGAAGTGTTTTTACTCACCTTTTTGAGGTTGCTAAAACTGCTTTGCAAGGATGTTTGATCCTTCTGAGACATTTGCCTGGATCTTATCTTATGAAACAACTAGAAACAAGAGAAATTAAGGGACTTGAAAGGCCAGCCTGGTGGTAATTATAAGGTAGACTTCCTGAACTGCAGATGATCATTCTTTCTATTCCACTGTGCTGCCTCCACAGTAATGGattagaaaattttgttttagaaaaggaATGCTGAGATTGTTGGGAAAAAAGTCCTTAGCCCCTGAACAAGTGTATATTTGGGAAAAGAAACTGGCAATCAATTGCTCCTTACTTTGTTCCTTTCATATTCAAGAAGAAATTCAAGGAGAAATCTTACTTGAGCATGcattataagatttttaaattttccccatctcatccatttacctgaactAATATTAGGAGCTCAAAGACCATGTCTTAGTGATCAGAGTCTCACTAGCAACAACTACATCACTGAGTACTTATAGAAGTATATTTTGGTTCTTCGTTCAAGAAATTATTTGTCCAGCTATAGTAGTGAGTAGTGTTTCTGCTGTGGCAGAAGCACTTATCTACAAATTAAGGTCTTGTGTATGGACTGGTAGGCTTTCTGATAGCAGATGCTGGCTAACTCCCAGAATGCTTTAGATTTGGCACTTGGGATCAAGGTTCCCAGTAGCAATCCTGGCTAAAGGCACCTGTATTCCATTATCCTTCTCTGCAGCACTTATAAACTGGTAGCTTGGCCTGTCaatgctaattttaggcctaCCCGGAAATAGGACTTATATTGTTAATATTCTGAATTGACTCAAGTAGCTTTGTAAGAATCACTTCCATTCACACACCAAGCTGAAAGTGGATTTTCAGTGagataaaaacaaagaactaGAAAGATGCAACCAGTCAGACTCCATTTGGTGGtaccaaatttaaaagtttttactaTTTTGTGAGACCCGAAAGCCTAAAGATCTCCAAACTGACAAACCGActtcaataaaataacaaaaaagggtaacactataaaataaaatttcatggtGCATCTATTCTTACATTTgaggttttaaattatttattatttcttttttcttcatagtTAATGTAAAGTTGctattttgagattttaattttaatgttttatgataAAGTGTTTGATGGTGAATGGTAAAATTTTATAACCTTGAGAAAGTAAGTTGGTACCTATGTTTGCTCTCCCCAATATTTTtccaaagactttattttttattttttagttttaggtggatacaatatctttattttattttttatgtggtgctgaggattgaacccagtgcctcacaggtgctaagcgagcactctaccacttgagccataaccccagctccgaaagactttatttttaaaaagcaattttaggTGAATGGCAAAATAGAGCATGAAGTAGAGATTTCCCGTATGCCTCCTGTCCCCACACATGCATTGGCTTCTTCAGTATCAACATTCCCCCaaccagagtggtacatttgttaaaGTCACTAAATATAACCATTAAGTTCATGGTTTTCATTTCGGTTCACTCTTGTTGTACAttctatgaatttatatatatggaCTTGTATCCACCATTACAGTATCATCCAGAGCATTTTCACTAAATCCTCTGGGCTCcactgaagaatttaaaaattttacggTTTTGTGAAATTTCGAAGTCTTAAGAAAATacactagaaatgttgaacacaATACAATCTCATATAAAATTGAATTCTCACAGGGAAACTATAGATAAGAACCAAGCTACTTTCTAAATTTAGTGAAAATGAGCAATCTGGATAAACAACCcgaaaattttacatttattctaaTTACCTGAGCTAATGTACCTTGACATTTTTGAGAGGAAGATCAAATATTTTCCTAAGCCTCTGTAccaaattagaaggaaaaaagaaattcaagccCAGATCAAATAGATGAAACAGTTCACATATCCTGAATATTCCCAGCTTTACAAATTGAGAGCCACTACTAGTATATATTGATCAACAAACtattcatttcaaaaagaaaacctgCTTTACTCTGATTATCAAAAACTTAGGCCATGACTGAGATATGAATACCAGAAGCACTTATAACACAATAGGCAGTGTTGTTTTTGTATGTCAGGTTACAAGCACCCCCCTGGCAGTCATGCAGCTCTAAAGGATTTCCCACTCCATCCAGGGAGGAACAGCTGGAGTCCTAATCAGAAATGCCATAGGCAACTGCTACAGGTATTTCTGTATTCTGAACCAAAGCAAATTACAAATAtaatcaaggaaaagaaaaaagaaaaaaaaaaaaaaaacaccacactTCTCCAGTTCCTCAGGatccaataaattttatttccagtgatgagagacagggaaggggaagaagggaagCTGTTGAAAATTCCACATGCTACGCTTTCAGCAACTGtaactattttttattagaaCTTCTTTTAGCACCACAGAAATTCTATGGCTTACAATAAAAATGATTGTCGTCtgatttttatgagaaaaataaaatttaacagattttattattttgaggcattTCATCAATTCTAGGTGGAAGCACATCAAAtagtgaataaaatttttaaaagattgcttaCCCATTCATGCTAAGTACAATTTTACTAAAAATGAGATAAacttcaaaaaagcaaaaataaaattattaaaaataagattatattcTTCCATATGCTACACATAAATTTGTAGTCACCAGCGTCACTAGCTCTGCCTGAGGAAACCCTCTCCCTAGAAATCTTATACTAGAgctaaaacaaagtgaaaacttTATTTCACCAAATAATtgtggcagatttttttttttttttttttttgcaaaaaggtGGAGTGTGACCATtatgtgaagttttaaaaaattgtgcctgtattacttattcatttattactaaactgtctGGTACAAGTTTAGAATGCACAGAAGAATACTCATGAATATGTGTTAATGCAGTGGCAACCATTATGGAGTGAAATACGGAAATCCCTAGGTCAAATAAAACACACATAGAAAgacaattttttattaaattggcACCTTGATGTTGATGATTTAATTCTAAATAACTGAAATGATTCTAAAATAGCTAAAAACACATAGATAAAAATGATAGCTTTCAATGTATAAAAATTATCCATCCTTCCTTATTAAATCCATTTATACATATGGGCAGTGTTTTCATAAATGTTAGATTGaaataaatttagagttaagtaaGCAGAATTAAACAGTAATCAGTAAAATGCTAAAGATAATCTGAAAGTGGAGTTTctttcatcaaacatttattgaatgcttattatTATCCTAGTCACTGTTCAAGTATAGAACAAATCAGTGAACCAACCCCCAAATAACTAccctaattttaatttgtttttaagggtGGGTCTAGTAAAAACTGAAAACCTCTTAGACAAATTCTAAAACTGCTATAATACaaccttattttaaatataagggaAAATTACAGACCCTGAAATGTTAACTAATTAATTTCATAATTATGTTTTAGATTTTCTGTTCTTGgtgtttaaacaaacaaaaaatattctaaCATTTAGTAGAGTCATTCATTTCCTTCTTGAACACATACTAACTACACTTTACAAAATTTTAACTTCTTGTGTAGCAGCAGAGCATTCCAAGATTGCCTGGGAGACTTGCCAGTTAGGTAAGTCAAGTACTGACCCTGGGTTACATCAAGAACTGTGTATGTGACTAGGAAGAGGTGTCTGCAGCGGTTCTGAAGGAGCCTGTTGCAATACTCTTGGACTTCTTCTAATACTCTGGGGTCTGTTTTAAGGTAGAGCATTCCACAGATGCCCTTATGGGTTACTATCATTATCTGCTTTCAAAAGTTTGGAGCACTTTTACTTGAGGGAGGAGGTAGTCATGATGACTGGCATTAATGCGTAAATGCCAGGGAGGCTAAATGAATCCTGCAGTGGGAGGACAGTTCCCCTCCCCATGAAGAACTCTTACATCCAAAGGTTCAGTGGTGCTAGTCCATGACTGAGAGACATTAAAATGTTGTTACCTGGTTTATTAACAAAAACAGACACTTTATTTTAGTCATGTATTTTATCTCTTAAAGAACAGATAAttttagcattatattttattttaaatacaaaatcatataaaatatttcagttaaaaaCTACCCAGGAAAGTACAAAATAACTTAATAattggttttatatattttggtttggTCAAGAAGCTATTACAGGCAAGTGGAAGGTTCCTATTAAACACTTATAATAGTACTTCCTGCTCCAAACAGTTCTGAGAAGAAAATCTATAATTCTGAAGACTGTTTTATACCCTGCTCTTCAAGAGACATACTTGAAACCATTTGAAGAACTATTCATACTGGTTTGACAGTGCTTCAACCTCAGAATTTTGTGAAGAAATCACATATAAAAGTATCACCTctagggggctagggttgtggctcagtggtagagtgcttgcctagcccatgtgaggcactgggttcctcagccccacattaaaataaaataaagctattgtgtccacttataattaaaaaataaatacttttttttaagtatcaccttttttttttttttaagaatccttcaaaacagtggttttcaaattttGGCACTCATCAGGATTTCCTGGGGGAACCTTGTTAATGtaacttcattaaaataaaaccttaagTCTATTAAGCATTCTACTTAAACAGAACAGATCATAACTTATTCACCTTGACTCACAATTATTCCCATGAGTTCAAAAGATAGAACCACAGGATAGTCCAAAAAGCTGGATAGTCTATGTCtacatgaaaacatttatttatgaaatacaTAACAATTGTTAGCCTACAGAGACCTATAGAAAATCCAACAAGAAATCATGAGTATTGTACTCAAAATGAGAACATAATCTTtcttaaatatacacataaaccTACTGAATTTTTATATTCAAGATTCAGGAACTTCTTCATCAGGGCAACAGTAATATTCTACAAAACATATTTGTCCATCTTCATTTCTAATCATGTACTGTAATGAGAGGAATCCCCGGTTATCTGTCCGAATAGATACCTTACAAGATAAAACTAATGCCTTGGTAGAGGGTTTCAGTAAAGAAATCTTGTATCtgtaaagagtaaataaaaagctATTATTTGGATACACTTAACATAGTTTTCATTAACTCTAAGTAATGAACAAATTTAAACAAGAACTACTACTaagtaacaaatataaaataaaattaaacattagtTAGGCATGATGGCACAGATATGTAATCCcaaaagctcaggaggctgaggcaagaggatggtgagttcaaagccagcctcaggaaaaaaaaaaaaaaaaaatgaggcattaagccactcagtgagaccttgtctctaaataaaatagagctggagatgtggcttagtggtcaagtgcccccgacttcaatccctggtacccaccccctcAATCAAATACTTAtccagtttgctaatattttgttatttttattcaccCACACTTATTCTtcctgtggtgagccgttcctatagaccgtggccgccattagaagatggcgccggcttccactgtggcctgtgataaacaactccttttttggagagttggcacgtaatcccttatcaccctatgagaaagctccacgtggcagctttgcattggggcttgagatgctttattaaggctgggaggggcatccgggagagagaagaagaaatatcaaggacctgaataaactgctgaaagaagattcttgagttgcgtcttccttgcgggcaaggggtcgcgacatctTCCAAACCTCCAAGTAAATTCAACCCCCTCTCACtcgttttttttaaatactatgcAATTTTATTAACAGTGTCTAAGTCAGGTATTTTTTGTTGATATAAATTTGGTatttaagctgggcacagtggcacaagcttATAAAACCAGCAATTTgaaaggctcaggcaggaggattgcaagttcaaggtccgCCTCAGTAACCAAATGAGcccttcaacaacttagcaagaccctatctcaaactaaaaaaattaaaagggctgggagtatacctcagtggtaaagtgcctctggttcaAACCCCCACCCCccctacaaataaataaataaacaagtatttCATCTTTATCACTAATAACAACCTCTATATTAGGAACTGACCTGTTAACCTGGGTCTGATTACAATGAAATGCTTCCATCAAATCAGAATCTTTGGGATAATCAAGGTGGGAGCTTCCTGCATTTCCAAAAGTAGATAACCTATAGTAGAAAATGAGCATTTACTCACTGGTCCAACAATAAGCAACATTCAGATCCAAATAAAGAAATCATTTCCTCTAGCAGCTCATACTTACGGTGAAAGagacatatataacaaatatttatatcataCTTTAAGAAGCATCATAATAAAGGTTCCCACAGGATGCTGTGGGAGTACAGGTAATTGCAACTAATAACTAATTTGAAGACAGTCACATCAGTCTATACATCCTACTCTGACACTGACTTTTCCTTATCCGTAAACCTAGAAATACATAACAGAAATGAGAAATGGAGTATGATGGAAGACCTTGATCTAAATCAATTGCAATGTTTGGGTACCATTTCCCAATCTTTATTGTCACAATGTTTTTCTGCATCTTGGACTGCTGTTGAGAGTTTTATGGCTTTCCTTCCTTGGTAACATTGCAGCTATATTTAggcaatttaaaatgtttatatgttgATTTAATTTGTAAAACTTGTTCAGCATTTCCTATGGGTCAGCACATTGATAAGTACAACATGAGCACAGTGATCAGACCTCGATGTAAGTTTTCCCCAAGCTCCATCTCCACTCCACATCTTGTCGATATTGCTTTTCCCAGGAtccatcttttctatctttttctaACAAAACCTTTCTCTGAATGTCTTGTGCTTAGGCATCATTCCAGCAATGACGACGATTTTCAAATCTAAATTGCAGTGTAGACTGATTTCCTGAGTGCTGTACTGCTGGTACAGCAGTGTCACAGGCACCTCAAATTCTAACATAtccagaacaaaaattttaacaccCACCTCCCCACTAACAAACTGTTTCCCACGCTGGCAATGAAAGATGCCATGATTCATCTAGTTACCCATGCAGACAGAGGCTATTTAGAAGGGGAGCCTCTGTCATACTGGTTAACTGGCTTTCAATGATTAACATTTTGGTTACCATTTTAACATAGCTTAAGCCAAATTTTTATCTGCCTAATGCCACTAAAAGGACCTGTGATTCTTTGAAACTTGACACAAAAAGAGCGTATACCTTTTATTCCATTTGGATTTAGTTCTTTTACTCTTCAATattctgaaatgttttaaaagagaataaatattttggggCAGCTTTATCATTTTAACATTGTATTCCTGCTGGAAATTACCTTGGCCATTGCTCTCTGAGTGGTATATTCATGTGCTATTTACtcaagcattttttaatattattttggtaCTCAGTGGTCTGCagttttgttctttctctgttgTTTGACATATTTTCTCTTTACCTTAATTTTAAGCCGTTACTCCCATAATCTTAAAAGAGATATGTATATGTTAAGTACTCAACAGATACTGAGTAAATAAACCATATATcagaaatatctattttcttttgcatcctgcactaaaaagagaaaaaataccatataatacaaatacattttccaaatatttagacCCAGTTTCCCTCATGTTGTGGTCTAATCTACAACAGTAAATAGTAACCTAATGAAAAGGCCACTAGATTATGGATTAAGAGAGTCAGCTTTTCATCTATAAACCAACACAACCAAATATGAAATCCTAACTTCTTAGGTCTTAAGTTTCTAAAGGTCTAAAATTATGAGGGAAGAACAATAGTTCCCTAAAGTTCTGGAAGTTCTAGGAACTTGGGTAATAAAAATTCTGCAACCTCAGCAATGTGTAAATGGAGAAAGGAAATACAGACCACATGAACCATAACTTCTCTCAAGTACCTGAAATATGGCTTATCAGGAGACATGGTGATTTGGAGGACCTCACTTGTCATATCCAATTCAGAAAATGCTTCACGGAGCCCTTCTGACTGcagaataattttattaataacattGGTGCTACAGAAATCAAAATCAAGAGTCTCCTCGGGCTCCTGAGTATTGATTTTGCAGACCGTTACCACTCCTCCCTCTTCCAGAAATAACATCAAAGGGTGACCATAGCCTTGGTAACACATTCGAAGTGCAGTTAAAGTCCCTGCAACAGAAAGAAATCATACTTGGTTTGTCTTTATGGCTCTGTGTTCAGCTTCTCCTCCAAATGACAGACTAAATTCCTtaagaatattttctgatttattctGCCAAATTTCTATCATATGCGTATCTccttaaaagaaattataatctGAAAAATTGCAAGATTGGGAACCAGAGCAAAATTAACTTTCTGAATTAGCTTGCCCAAAATACCTCAGAAATAGCTCACTGATcatatgcacaaacacacacacccatttCAGGACAGAGAATCTATCCATGGACTAACTTGACAAGTAACACAATTTGTGTTGCAGTATAGGCTATGCTATTTCTTGAAGGTTCAATTTCAGCAACAGTGCATTACTTTAATGTCTGTACTTATAATGTCAGTGTATTCACTCTTAAGAATTCTTCCAACTACTACTGGGAGATAGTCTTTacatttcttcaaattttaagaGGAAATTGGGAGAAAAGAGCGTGACTAATGATGGTAT containing:
- the Rad1 gene encoding cell cycle checkpoint protein RAD1, whose protein sequence is MGSKLASFSSVVTVAGVSSGSEEWRDSIFFLRGFLAGKSSQAPDLQQRCFLILGCSVGPSIKSLPSGPNEQWTMPLLTQQIQDENENSLVASLDNVRNLSTILKAIHFKDFATCFATKNGIKVTVENAKCVQANAFIQAEIFQEFVVQEESITFRINLTVLLDCLSIFGSSPMPGTLTALRMCYQGYGHPLMLFLEEGGVVTVCKINTQEPEETLDFDFCSTNVINKIILQSEGLREAFSELDMTSEVLQITMSPDKPYFRLSTFGNAGSSHLDYPKDSDLMEAFHCNQTQVNRYKISLLKPSTKALVLSCKVSIRTDNRGFLSLQYMIRNEDGQICFVEYYCCPDEEVPES